The window GCTTTACCCTTGTCGAGATCATGATCGCTATCTTCATCCTCGTTATTGCCCTGTTAGGATTGATCTCTGTGACCGTCATGGTTATCAAGGGCAATTCCTTCAGCAAAACAATGACCACGGCAACGACGCTGGCTAAGGACAGGATGGAGCAATTGAAAAATACCGCTTATGGAAGCTTGGCCGGAGGTACAGACACGGCAGAGTCAATATATAAGAGGACATGGACAGTTACTAATAATTCCCCTGCCGCCAACATGAAAACG of the Syntrophales bacterium genome contains:
- a CDS encoding prepilin-type N-terminal cleavage/methylation domain-containing protein — its product is MSGLRNNKGFTLVEIMIAIFILVIALLGLISVTVMVIKGNSFSKTMTTATTLAKDRMEQLKNTAYGSLAGGTDTAESIYKRTWTVTNNSPAANMKTIVVTVTWNWQGTDHNAILTTIVAQ